The proteins below come from a single Chitinophaga pinensis DSM 2588 genomic window:
- a CDS encoding pyridoxal phosphate-dependent aminotransferase: protein MINGHGDDRYLFNYPVKADFSSNVYYEGLAGGLRQHLTDCLYKLNNYPEANAQRLQQALADWHQLSAEQVLVTNGATEAFYLVAHAFRRKSVTIAIPAFAEYEDACQANDLSISYIPYDELHPATRFTSDLVFFGNPNNPTGAVLHPETIRELLGAHPQTIFVIDEAYVDFTEAIISMVGAIDQLPNLIIIKSLTKTYSIPGLRLGYILSNATIIQQILASKMPWSVNALAIEAGLYIAQHRDALALPIADLRKDTLDLMAAVKHIEGIQVRDTQTNFFLSRTNTGTAADLKRYLLENEGLLIRDAANFKSLSPQHFRVATQRPEENQLLIKGIQAWISSIS, encoded by the coding sequence ATGATCAACGGGCACGGAGACGACAGATACCTGTTCAATTATCCTGTTAAAGCCGATTTTAGTTCCAATGTATACTACGAAGGCTTGGCCGGCGGATTACGCCAGCACCTGACTGATTGTCTCTATAAACTGAACAACTATCCCGAAGCCAATGCACAACGCCTGCAACAGGCACTGGCCGACTGGCACCAACTCAGCGCTGAGCAGGTACTGGTCACCAATGGTGCAACGGAAGCTTTCTACCTGGTAGCCCACGCATTTCGCAGAAAATCAGTTACTATCGCTATACCAGCCTTCGCAGAATATGAAGATGCCTGTCAGGCGAATGACCTCAGCATCAGTTATATCCCTTACGATGAACTACATCCCGCTACCCGCTTCACGTCAGATCTCGTATTCTTTGGTAATCCGAATAATCCTACCGGCGCAGTATTACACCCTGAAACGATCCGGGAATTGCTGGGTGCACACCCGCAGACGATATTCGTGATTGATGAAGCCTATGTAGATTTTACGGAAGCAATCATCTCTATGGTGGGCGCTATCGATCAGTTGCCCAATCTTATTATTATAAAATCACTCACCAAGACATATTCCATCCCGGGTTTACGACTGGGTTATATCCTCAGTAACGCGACTATCATTCAACAGATACTCGCGTCTAAAATGCCCTGGTCTGTCAATGCCCTGGCCATTGAAGCCGGACTCTATATCGCACAGCACAGGGATGCATTGGCATTGCCTATCGCGGACCTGCGGAAAGACACGCTGGACCTGATGGCTGCGGTGAAGCATATTGAAGGTATACAGGTCAGGGATACCCAGACCAATTTCTTTCTTTCGCGGACAAACACCGGTACTGCGGCTGACCTTAAACGATACTTACTGGAAAATGAAGGTTTGCTGATAAGGGATGCGGCCAATTTCAAAAGCCTTAGTCCACAACATTTCAGGGTCGCCACACAAAGACCGGAAGAAAATCAGCTACTTATAAAAGGTATTCAGGCATGGATCAGCAGTATCTCTTAA
- the cbiB gene encoding adenosylcobinamide-phosphate synthase CbiB — MDQQYLLIIIPLVAGYLLDLALGDPRWLPHPIRLFGHLISFGTKTLNRGKGRFLKGMILSVLLCAICWLFFAGMQFWLLRIQTPAFYYLFTSIFVFFALANKSLLQEGREVFDALSSQGLDAGRKRLSWIVGRETKNLGENQIRTAVFETLSENLSDGVIAPLFYYAVGGLPAMMTYKMINTLDSMIGYKKEEYFWFGKFAARLDDVANFIPARITALLMVLVAFSRRGLTYIFRYGHQHASPNSGYPEAALAGIMYCRFGGPNTYHGQLVVKPYIGEHPRDIAHEELRKVMYINHAVTFLSVLLIVATYIIYAVTT; from the coding sequence ATGGATCAGCAGTATCTCTTAATCATTATTCCCTTAGTGGCGGGCTATCTGCTGGACCTGGCATTGGGAGATCCACGCTGGCTGCCACACCCGATAAGGTTGTTTGGTCATCTGATCAGCTTTGGTACCAAAACACTCAACCGGGGGAAAGGCCGTTTCCTGAAGGGGATGATTTTGAGCGTCTTACTGTGTGCTATCTGCTGGCTATTCTTTGCCGGCATGCAGTTTTGGTTACTGCGAATACAGACACCCGCCTTTTACTACCTGTTCACCTCCATTTTCGTCTTCTTTGCTTTAGCCAATAAAAGCCTCTTACAGGAAGGCCGCGAGGTTTTTGACGCACTGAGTAGTCAGGGACTGGATGCGGGCAGAAAACGCCTTTCCTGGATCGTAGGGAGGGAAACCAAAAACCTCGGCGAAAACCAGATCAGAACTGCCGTCTTTGAAACCCTCTCAGAAAACCTGAGCGACGGAGTCATTGCGCCCCTTTTCTATTACGCCGTTGGCGGATTACCGGCTATGATGACCTATAAGATGATTAACACCCTGGATTCCATGATCGGGTATAAAAAAGAGGAATATTTCTGGTTCGGGAAATTTGCCGCCAGACTGGACGATGTGGCCAACTTCATTCCGGCGCGTATCACAGCACTGCTCATGGTACTGGTAGCCTTCAGCAGACGGGGACTGACCTACATCTTCAGATATGGCCACCAGCACGCCAGTCCGAATTCAGGATACCCGGAAGCCGCCCTGGCAGGTATTATGTACTGCCGCTTTGGAGGGCCAAATACCTACCATGGACAATTAGTAGTCAAACCCTATATTGGTGAACACCCCCGGGATATTGCCCACGAAGAACTGCGCAAAGTCATGTATATCAATCATGCTGTCACATTCCTGAGCGTTTTACTCATAGTCGCCACCTATATAATATACGCCGTAACTACCTGA
- a CDS encoding (2Fe-2S) ferredoxin domain-containing protein, whose protein sequence is MAIKDLTKVQKILFICNGGTCNKNNAADENTVQLRTHLTEHDLNDEIHTVRTKCLGQCTWGPMIFMHPEGLWYKNVNLDTTREIVTQHLLKNELVLEHVHFPEAEEVASSPLTLKSPQPNE, encoded by the coding sequence ATGGCAATTAAAGATCTGACTAAAGTTCAGAAGATCCTTTTTATCTGTAATGGAGGCACCTGTAATAAAAACAACGCCGCTGATGAAAACACGGTACAGCTCAGAACGCACCTCACAGAGCATGACCTCAATGACGAAATCCACACTGTTCGTACCAAATGCCTGGGACAATGTACCTGGGGACCAATGATCTTTATGCATCCGGAAGGTCTCTGGTATAAAAATGTAAACCTGGATACCACCCGCGAGATCGTGACGCAACATCTCCTGAAAAATGAATTGGTACTGGAACATGTGCATTTCCCGGAAGCTGAAGAGGTAGCATCCAGTCCGCTTACGCTCAAAAGCCCTCAGCCAAACGAATAA
- a CDS encoding NAD+ synthetase translates to MNILQQDLTGFIVLAVLGLRHGLDPDHITVIDGYTYRLHLHKSIWTRWVGTLFTFGHGIMVTAIALFLCILKNNFEMPPALDIVVEWLSSVMLLFMGISNLINLTRKDSTQTGSFRKRLLPKTFSNSLNPFTVIITGIIFGFIFDTSSQIAAFGYAVSVSNQWIYAIMGGVVFSLGLIITGTCDSLLLSKLLKTFDQKKIQSHRFKLNVLITIMCFAIPMYKIASAWNESLELNDFQNNIVGLVFISIIISLYVELYLRHRYAKQEIANETDPR, encoded by the coding sequence ATGAACATCTTACAACAGGATCTGACCGGATTTATCGTCCTGGCCGTACTTGGTTTACGTCATGGACTGGACCCCGATCATATTACTGTGATCGACGGATATACCTACCGTCTGCATCTCCATAAAAGTATCTGGACCAGATGGGTAGGCACACTCTTTACTTTCGGACATGGGATCATGGTCACCGCCATAGCCCTCTTCCTTTGTATACTGAAGAATAACTTCGAAATGCCTCCTGCACTGGATATCGTGGTGGAATGGCTGTCTTCCGTGATGCTCCTGTTTATGGGTATTTCTAACCTGATCAATCTGACCCGCAAGGACAGTACACAGACAGGTAGTTTCCGTAAGCGACTGTTACCCAAAACCTTCAGTAACAGTCTGAATCCGTTTACCGTTATCATCACCGGTATCATATTCGGGTTCATCTTTGATACCTCCTCCCAGATCGCTGCATTCGGTTATGCCGTATCCGTCTCTAATCAATGGATCTATGCTATCATGGGCGGCGTGGTATTCTCACTGGGACTGATCATCACCGGTACCTGCGATTCCCTGCTGCTGAGCAAGTTACTCAAGACCTTCGATCAGAAAAAGATCCAGAGTCATCGTTTTAAACTGAATGTGCTGATCACGATCATGTGTTTTGCCATTCCTATGTATAAAATTGCAAGCGCCTGGAACGAGTCCCTGGAACTAAATGATTTCCAGAATAATATTGTCGGACTCGTTTTTATTAGTATCATTATATCTTTATACGTGGAGCTCTACCTGCGGCACAGATACGCCAAACAGGAGATCGCCAATGAGACAGACCCACGTTAA
- a CDS encoding SDR family oxidoreductase — protein MSKAPTNIISILGCGWLGLPLAIHLVKEGYTVKGSVTSEDKMGELTQAQIQPYQVMITEAGIESNDIAGFLESEILIINFPPSRREDVVLYHQAQMAHLVKAIEKSPVQKVLFISSTSVYPDVNGEVFEHETATPSKGSGKALLAVEKMLRTNIRFMTTVIRFAGLIGYDRMPGRFLAGKKNVENGDAPINVIHQDDCIGILTGIIRQQAWGDVFNACTDEHPTRREYYTQAAAIAGLELPTFAATADPHFKIINADKIKQRLNYSFKYPDPVQLLHTGI, from the coding sequence ATGAGCAAAGCACCGACAAATATCATCAGCATATTAGGCTGCGGCTGGCTGGGTCTTCCGCTGGCAATCCATCTTGTAAAAGAAGGATATACCGTGAAAGGCTCTGTCACTTCGGAAGATAAAATGGGAGAACTGACACAGGCACAGATCCAACCTTATCAGGTCATGATCACTGAAGCCGGTATTGAAAGTAATGACATAGCCGGGTTCCTGGAAAGTGAAATACTGATCATTAATTTTCCTCCTTCCCGCCGGGAAGACGTCGTGCTCTATCATCAGGCACAGATGGCACACCTCGTGAAAGCGATAGAGAAAAGTCCGGTACAAAAGGTGCTGTTCATCAGTTCCACCTCCGTCTACCCTGATGTAAACGGAGAAGTATTCGAACATGAAACCGCTACCCCGTCTAAAGGCAGCGGTAAAGCCTTACTGGCTGTTGAAAAAATGCTGCGTACCAATATCCGTTTTATGACAACGGTGATTCGTTTTGCAGGGCTGATCGGCTACGATCGTATGCCTGGCCGTTTCCTGGCCGGCAAGAAGAATGTAGAGAACGGTGATGCACCGATCAACGTTATCCACCAGGACGATTGCATCGGTATCCTCACGGGAATTATCCGTCAACAGGCATGGGGCGATGTATTCAATGCCTGTACAGATGAACATCCTACACGCAGGGAATATTATACTCAGGCGGCCGCTATCGCCGGACTGGAACTGCCTACATTCGCCGCTACCGCCGATCCTCATTTCAAAATAATCAACGCAGACAAGATCAAGCAACGACTGAACTATTCATTCAAGTACCCTGATCCTGTCCAATTATTACATACCGGCATATGA
- a CDS encoding sirohydrochlorin chelatase: protein MKGILICGHGSRDPEGVEGFKALVALLRKRYPDRMVDYGFLEFSHPVYAAAVERMYVAGIREIIAIPAILFAGGHAKNDIPFEMNTLQSQYPDLRIRLGRHIGITPSILQLAGKLVAAAEAAYPSLDRQEACLLLVGRGTSDPDANSDVAKMTRMLGEGLGFGFSTTAFIGVTQPLLKDHLPIIDHLPYKRIVALPVFLFTGVLLKKIYSQLEEFSATTGKQVIATKSFECDELLLQTIDERIREVQEGSPDMNCQLCKYRTQIIGFEEEVGKEQVGHHLAVKGILFEEEEKPGEKKTVLTTVKKILGI, encoded by the coding sequence ATGAAAGGGATATTAATCTGTGGTCACGGCAGCCGCGATCCTGAAGGAGTCGAAGGCTTTAAAGCACTGGTGGCATTATTGCGCAAACGCTATCCTGACAGGATGGTGGATTATGGTTTCCTGGAATTCTCGCACCCCGTATATGCGGCGGCTGTCGAGCGGATGTATGTGGCAGGCATACGGGAGATCATCGCTATTCCGGCCATCCTCTTTGCCGGTGGCCATGCCAAGAATGATATTCCTTTCGAAATGAATACCCTGCAGTCCCAATATCCGGATTTGCGGATCAGACTGGGCAGACATATTGGTATTACGCCTTCCATCCTGCAGCTTGCGGGTAAACTGGTAGCAGCAGCTGAAGCAGCATATCCTTCACTGGACAGACAGGAAGCTTGTCTGCTACTGGTAGGACGAGGCACCTCCGATCCTGACGCTAACTCAGATGTAGCCAAAATGACGCGTATGCTGGGAGAAGGGTTGGGCTTCGGATTCTCTACCACGGCTTTTATCGGCGTAACGCAGCCGCTGCTGAAAGACCACTTACCCATCATCGATCATCTGCCTTATAAAAGAATTGTGGCATTACCCGTGTTCTTATTCACCGGTGTACTGCTCAAAAAGATCTATTCTCAACTGGAAGAATTCTCCGCAACGACCGGCAAGCAGGTCATCGCTACCAAATCATTTGAATGTGATGAACTGCTGTTGCAAACCATAGACGAGCGCATCCGGGAAGTACAGGAAGGTAGTCCGGATATGAATTGTCAGCTGTGCAAATACCGCACACAGATCATAGGTTTTGAAGAAGAAGTGGGCAAAGAACAGGTCGGTCACCATCTGGCTGTGAAAGGCATCTTATTCGAAGAAGAAGAAAAACCTGGTGAAAAGAAAACCGTTCTGACAACCGTTAAAAAGATACTCGGCATCTGA
- the cobI gene encoding precorrin-2 C(20)-methyltransferase produces MNSKGKIYGVSLGPGDPLLITVKGMQTLQQADKIYYPGSLLADGSTSSYSLQILQHYQLDTDKLHGMFLKMSDDREVAEQTYAATFQEMLADYQTGLQIAFVSEGDISFYSTFAYLLKHIQQHQLELEIIAGVPSFILGAAQHQSSLAILNEKIAILPRMKDRDTLSRYLEEFETVVLIKVRSVLQDIRSLIQQTGIQIVYCERLGTTQQYITTNINDLENREIPYFSLLILKRI; encoded by the coding sequence ATGAACAGCAAGGGAAAGATATATGGTGTATCATTGGGCCCCGGCGATCCGTTACTGATCACCGTTAAAGGCATGCAAACACTACAACAGGCAGACAAGATCTATTATCCGGGCTCTCTCCTGGCGGATGGCAGTACTTCCAGTTATTCATTACAGATATTGCAGCATTATCAGCTGGACACGGATAAATTGCATGGCATGTTTCTGAAAATGTCCGACGACCGGGAAGTAGCAGAACAGACATATGCGGCCACTTTCCAGGAGATGCTGGCCGATTACCAGACAGGCTTACAGATAGCATTCGTCAGTGAAGGAGACATCTCCTTTTACAGCACTTTTGCTTATCTGCTAAAACACATCCAGCAACACCAGCTGGAACTGGAAATTATTGCGGGAGTACCGTCCTTTATATTAGGGGCCGCCCAACATCAGTCGTCACTGGCCATCCTCAATGAGAAGATCGCGATCCTGCCGAGAATGAAAGACCGGGATACCCTCTCCCGCTACCTGGAAGAGTTTGAAACCGTTGTGCTCATAAAGGTCAGAAGCGTACTACAGGACATCCGCAGCCTGATCCAACAGACCGGCATCCAGATTGTTTATTGTGAAAGACTCGGTACCACACAGCAATACATCACCACAAACATAAACGACCTGGAAAACAGGGAGATCCCCTATTTTTCATTACTCATTTTGAAAAGAATATGA
- the cobJ gene encoding precorrin-3B C(17)-methyltransferase — protein MKLSVVGIGPGGKDYILPVAQQVLATADIAIGYSYYFQFVEHLLPTYCECIGKDLTEEEARAELAVNRCEPGKHVVVISSGDAGIYAMASLVYQYASTRTDKPIDLQTIPGISAFIAAAGRLGAPLGHDFCCISLSDLMTPWPVIEKRIQAAAIGDFVTSLYNPRSKKRFWQLARFRELFLLHRDPATPVAIIRQVTRPEETITITTLGDMDVASVDMFSLVMIGNSQTYQFNNHLVTPRGYMARKPASGQEIQDESFRQIAAQLKREDVSEADKWAIMRCIHTTADFEYEDLYLSNNDAIAQWHDYLSTGGTIVTDVTMVQSGITKEFIKKYNANVYCYLNDEAVLPLAEKEGLTRSQAGMRIAIEKHPDALFVVGNAPTALFELCDQLQERKFCPAGIIGAPVGFVNVIESKLKLQAIKTVPYVIIRGRKGGSNVAASIVNAAFTVKDR, from the coding sequence ATGAAGTTAAGCGTAGTTGGTATAGGACCCGGCGGTAAAGACTATATCCTGCCTGTTGCACAACAGGTACTGGCCACGGCTGATATTGCCATCGGGTACAGTTACTATTTTCAGTTCGTGGAGCACCTCCTGCCCACATACTGTGAATGTATCGGGAAAGACCTGACAGAAGAGGAAGCCCGTGCCGAACTGGCTGTCAATCGTTGTGAACCAGGTAAACATGTGGTGGTGATCAGTTCCGGAGATGCAGGTATTTATGCCATGGCCTCACTGGTATATCAATATGCCAGTACCCGTACTGACAAACCGATTGATCTGCAGACCATCCCCGGTATCAGTGCTTTCATCGCTGCCGCAGGCCGATTAGGCGCACCACTGGGACATGACTTCTGCTGTATCTCTTTATCCGATCTGATGACGCCCTGGCCCGTAATAGAAAAACGGATACAGGCAGCTGCTATCGGCGATTTCGTGACTTCCTTATATAATCCGAGAAGTAAAAAACGCTTCTGGCAACTGGCACGCTTCCGGGAACTATTCCTCCTGCACAGAGATCCCGCAACGCCTGTAGCGATTATCCGCCAGGTAACCAGACCGGAAGAAACCATTACCATCACGACACTGGGTGATATGGATGTAGCATCCGTAGATATGTTTTCACTGGTGATGATCGGCAATTCGCAGACGTATCAGTTTAACAATCACCTGGTAACACCGAGAGGTTATATGGCGAGGAAACCTGCTTCCGGACAGGAAATACAGGATGAAAGTTTCCGTCAGATCGCTGCGCAACTGAAACGCGAGGACGTCAGCGAAGCAGATAAGTGGGCGATTATGCGCTGTATCCATACAACGGCTGACTTTGAATATGAAGACCTGTATTTGTCGAATAATGACGCTATTGCACAATGGCATGATTATCTCAGCACCGGTGGTACGATCGTGACAGACGTGACCATGGTACAATCAGGTATTACGAAAGAATTTATCAAAAAATATAATGCCAATGTCTACTGCTATCTTAATGATGAAGCAGTATTGCCTTTAGCAGAAAAAGAAGGATTGACCCGTAGTCAGGCAGGCATGCGTATCGCTATTGAAAAACACCCGGATGCGCTGTTTGTCGTAGGCAATGCACCTACCGCCCTGTTTGAACTCTGCGATCAATTACAGGAACGGAAGTTCTGCCCTGCCGGCATTATCGGTGCACCGGTAGGATTCGTCAATGTGATTGAATCAAAACTGAAACTGCAGGCCATTAAAACAGTGCCTTATGTGATCATCCGCGGAAGAAAAGGCGGCAGTAACGTAGCGGCCAGTATCGTCAATGCAGCATTCACCGTAAAAGACAGGTAG
- a CDS encoding bifunctional cobalt-precorrin-7 (C(5))-methyltransferase/cobalt-precorrin-6B (C(15))-methyltransferase codes for MEYIVIGISNNPDYLLPEAAIDIVPHYRVFSGGKRHYELIQKHLPAGHQWIDIRSDMQALFEQYKTYDEDIVVFASGDPLFYGFAATIQKYHPEADLQVSPYFNSIQLLCHRLNFVYSHIVNTSVHGRSWEELDQALLRQHQSIGILTDQVKTPAAIAARMVEYGYDNYVMYIGENLEGPGQKIVFGEHMKDMRDYEAHTLNCVLLNKKQQRSLSAGIPDHSFEGLEGRPNMITKMPVRMVSLAQLDLSARHTLWDIGFCTGSVSIEARRQYPHLQIVAFEKRPECDTLFEVNTRKHATPGIRKVMGDFFEQDLASLPKPDAVFIGGHGNRLEALISQLDNYLPSKAKLVINAVKEDSKTQFIAAARGLNYTLSEPMVITVDAHNPITILTAEKQ; via the coding sequence GTGGAATATATCGTTATCGGCATATCAAACAATCCTGACTATCTCCTGCCGGAAGCGGCCATAGATATAGTCCCACACTACCGCGTGTTCTCCGGTGGAAAAAGACACTATGAACTGATACAAAAACATCTGCCTGCCGGTCACCAGTGGATAGATATCCGGAGTGATATGCAGGCGTTGTTTGAACAATATAAAACGTATGACGAGGATATCGTGGTTTTCGCTTCAGGAGATCCGCTATTCTACGGATTCGCAGCAACCATACAAAAATATCATCCGGAAGCAGACCTGCAGGTATCGCCTTATTTCAACAGCATACAGCTGCTTTGTCACCGGTTGAACTTTGTCTATTCTCATATAGTGAATACTTCTGTACACGGCCGTTCCTGGGAAGAACTGGACCAGGCCCTGCTCAGACAACACCAGAGCATCGGTATTCTCACTGATCAGGTGAAAACACCGGCTGCCATTGCAGCACGTATGGTGGAATATGGGTACGATAACTACGTGATGTATATCGGCGAAAACCTGGAAGGACCCGGACAAAAGATCGTATTCGGCGAGCATATGAAAGACATGCGGGACTATGAAGCACATACACTCAACTGTGTGCTGCTGAATAAAAAGCAGCAAAGGTCTTTATCAGCCGGCATACCCGATCATAGTTTTGAAGGACTGGAAGGCCGGCCGAATATGATCACCAAAATGCCTGTAAGGATGGTTAGTCTGGCACAGCTGGATTTATCTGCAAGGCATACCCTCTGGGATATCGGGTTCTGTACAGGATCCGTATCCATAGAAGCCCGCAGGCAATATCCGCATTTGCAGATTGTAGCTTTTGAGAAGCGTCCGGAATGTGATACTCTGTTTGAGGTCAATACCCGCAAACATGCCACACCGGGGATCCGGAAAGTGATGGGTGATTTCTTCGAACAGGACCTCGCCTCCTTACCCAAACCCGATGCTGTTTTTATTGGTGGACATGGCAACCGCCTGGAAGCATTGATCAGCCAACTGGACAACTATCTGCCATCAAAAGCGAAACTCGTTATCAATGCGGTCAAAGAAGACAGCAAGACGCAGTTTATCGCGGCAGCCAGAGGATTAAACTATACATTATCTGAACCGATGGTGATCACTGTGGATGCCCACAATCCGATTACTATCCTGACAGCAGAAAAGCAATAA
- the cobM gene encoding precorrin-4 C(11)-methyltransferase: MSKTVIIASTDRGVALGNRIRTEFPKSLLVSTRPHEQATQIDSIAAFLENNFSAFDTLIFVGALGICVRSIAPYLQDKQSDPAVINMDDHSRFVQAVVSGHVGGANDITRKVAAAIGAQAVITTSSDLQELWALDTLAKEFGWKATPSADMNALISLFVNNKRTALLLDIKDKGTAWLEKHLPAFVDVYYDFDQIAPSQYELLIAVTYKTYTLNIPVLHFHVPVLHVGMGCSRDIETDQLETSVYEQLAAQQLSPAAIKAIGSIDVKHDETAFIALAEKLQVPFITYTAEELNTQQVVNPSEVVMSKLGVHSVSEASAMLLSRNQELLLEKQKITVPSGKKHTIAIALDSEVVRKAVVAIVGAGPGDAELISLKGKQLVETADLILYAGSLIPEEITHYAKKEAIVRNSASMTLEEQIGLMEEHYAKGHLIVRLQSGDPSIYGAIQEQMTIFDEKGMDYYIVPGISSFQAAAASLKSEFTIPEVVQSIILTRGAGKTPLPENEKLNEMAKHKATMCIFLSATIAKSVQEQLLEHYEPETPVAVLYRVSWKDEEIYTGQLKDLAQIVRENKLTLTTLVIVGVAIGARKNRSHLYSPEWKHTFRTGKALKAK; encoded by the coding sequence ATGAGTAAGACAGTCATCATTGCCAGTACCGACAGGGGTGTTGCATTAGGCAACAGGATCCGGACAGAGTTCCCGAAATCCCTGCTGGTGAGCACCCGCCCACATGAACAAGCCACGCAGATAGACAGTATCGCGGCATTCCTGGAAAACAATTTCAGCGCCTTTGATACCTTGATCTTTGTTGGCGCACTGGGTATCTGTGTACGCAGTATTGCCCCTTATTTACAGGATAAGCAAAGCGATCCGGCAGTCATCAATATGGATGATCATAGCCGTTTTGTACAGGCAGTCGTATCCGGACATGTAGGTGGCGCCAATGACATTACCCGTAAAGTAGCCGCAGCTATCGGTGCACAGGCGGTGATTACCACCAGCAGTGATCTGCAGGAGCTATGGGCACTGGATACCCTGGCGAAAGAGTTTGGTTGGAAAGCTACGCCTTCGGCAGATATGAACGCCCTCATTTCATTGTTTGTTAATAATAAACGAACGGCTTTATTACTCGACATAAAGGATAAGGGAACGGCCTGGCTGGAGAAGCATCTGCCAGCATTTGTGGATGTTTATTATGATTTCGACCAGATAGCCCCCAGCCAATATGAGCTGCTGATTGCGGTCACTTATAAGACTTATACGCTCAACATTCCCGTACTGCATTTCCATGTACCGGTCTTACATGTCGGTATGGGATGTTCCCGTGATATTGAAACAGACCAACTGGAAACTTCTGTGTATGAGCAGCTGGCAGCACAACAGCTGTCGCCTGCGGCAATAAAAGCCATTGGCTCGATTGATGTAAAACACGATGAAACCGCCTTTATTGCTTTAGCAGAAAAATTGCAGGTGCCTTTCATTACTTATACGGCAGAGGAGCTGAATACACAGCAGGTTGTGAATCCATCCGAGGTAGTCATGTCTAAACTGGGCGTACACAGCGTATCAGAAGCATCTGCGATGCTGTTATCCCGGAACCAGGAACTGTTGCTGGAAAAACAAAAGATCACCGTGCCTTCCGGCAAGAAACATACTATCGCGATTGCACTGGATAGTGAGGTAGTACGTAAGGCAGTCGTAGCTATTGTGGGTGCAGGTCCAGGCGATGCTGAACTGATCAGTCTTAAAGGGAAACAACTGGTAGAAACAGCCGACCTGATATTATACGCTGGTAGTCTGATACCGGAAGAGATCACGCATTATGCAAAGAAAGAAGCGATTGTAAGAAACTCCGCCAGTATGACGCTGGAAGAACAGATCGGACTGATGGAAGAACATTATGCAAAAGGCCACCTGATCGTTCGTTTACAATCAGGCGACCCGAGCATCTACGGCGCGATACAGGAACAGATGACCATCTTCGATGAAAAAGGGATGGATTATTATATCGTACCAGGTATTTCTTCTTTCCAGGCGGCAGCTGCCAGTCTGAAGTCGGAATTTACCATCCCTGAAGTCGTACAAAGCATCATCCTGACCAGGGGCGCCGGTAAAACACCATTACCGGAGAACGAGAAACTCAACGAGATGGCGAAACACAAAGCCACCATGTGTATCTTCCTGAGTGCGACGATTGCAAAATCAGTACAGGAGCAGTTACTGGAACACTATGAACCGGAAACACCTGTCGCCGTATTATACCGGGTGAGCTGGAAAGATGAAGAGATCTATACCGGTCAGCTGAAAGACCTGGCGCAGATCGTGCGCGAAAATAAACTGACGCTCACCACCCTGGTAATCGTGGGTGTGGCAATCGGCGCCAGAAAGAATCGTTCTCATTTGTATAGTCCTGAATGGAAACATACATTCAGAACAGGTAAAGCCTTAAAAGCGAAGTAA